A genomic window from Triticum urartu cultivar G1812 chromosome 7, Tu2.1, whole genome shotgun sequence includes:
- the LOC125521221 gene encoding uncharacterized protein LOC125521221, producing the protein MRQQRGVGRGGGRRDPGLLTRVVDKVFRFVRLAEFEILFVLFFFIAFILFKDLMSRPDYNQIFVKKPDQDDRWP; encoded by the exons ATGCGGCAGCAGCGGGGCGTCGGCAGGGGCGGGGGCCGGCGGGATCCCGGGCTGCTGACCAGGGTGGTGGACAAGGTCTTCCGCTTCGTCCGCCTCGCCGAGTTCGAGatcctcttcgtcctcttcttcttcatcgcctTCATCCTCTTCAAGGATCTC ATGTCTCGACCAGACTACAACCAGATCTTTGTCAAGAAGCCTGATCAAGATGACCGCTGGCCTTAG
- the LOC125521220 gene encoding uncharacterized protein LOC125521220, whose protein sequence is MGVLGDRSGWCFCSGGGAKLERIKSTLLTTKGPALAAVSFPRGGEGAGGGGGGGGGGGGKRGGGFLIHRALLLTTHGTVPSAAVAGAAEVQLSHGRLLARLVPQRFFITSPILDLTIVGLDVVDEGSDSHGQQPHFLKTCLNPSLDLGSTVLLLGHTNRRDLAVGEGKVVIATDNLIKFSTDEVSWHPGSAGFDMNGNLAFMVCDPMKLAPSTPTGYASASSTALLASKMDVPTQFGIPIPAVCEWLKQHWSGSLEDVSKPMMPPARLISAGQRSEPSSLSHLHCIKATEREGGALSSSQMPARPTRQHGSCSSASAKISYGENDSVNSHSFQGQRDPASQMPRPKEQPGSVMDSFPPGHPRSIFLPLPLKQMMPVDNKIKPNCSVSDESRVANARINCDAMHNVAYQENCWNEAQSSSSPPAISEQGDKRDGFSSGEETMYSAETMESRNIPSPKDKRPQIVGRSQSFANHSKWDSPKSVESSKGPPSRSHTFIPLRKPHLQAASISQKSQVYFSPTVSSNMKKRNLSQIPMKPRQSAQVTSKWIT, encoded by the exons ATGGGGGTCCTGGGAGACCGCTCGGGGTGGTGCTTCTGCTCCGGCGGCGGGGCCAAACTGGAGCGGATCAAGTCCACGCTGCTCACCACGAAGGGTCCCGCGCTCGCGGCCGTGTCCTTCCCTCGCGGCGGAGAAGGggcaggaggaggaggtggtggaggaggaggaggaggaggcaaacGCGGGGGAGGGTTCctcatccaccgcgccctccTGCTCACCACGCACGGGACCGTCCCATCAGCCGCCGTGGCGGGCGCCGCCGAGGTCCAGCTCAGCCACGGCCGCCTCCTGGCCCGCCTGGTGCCTCAGAG GTTCTTCATTACTAGCCCCATTCTGGACCTTACAATAGTCGGGCTCGATGTCGTGGATGAAGGTTCAGATTCGCATGGGCAACAACCTCATTTCCTGAAAACCTGCTTGAACCCCAGCTTGGATCTTGGCAGTACAGTTTTGCTCCTGGGCCACACAAACAGAAGAGATTTGGCAGTAGGTGAGGGGAAGGTTGTCATAGCAACTGACAACCTTATAAAGTTCTCAACTGATGAAGTCTCATGGCATCCTGGATCTGCTGGTTTTGATATGAACGGGAATCTAGCTTTTATGGTCTGTGATCCGATGAAGCTTGCACCTTCTACACCTACAGGGTATGCTTCTGCATCATCAACTGCACTCCTTGCATCAAAGATGGATGTGCCAACACAATTTGGGATCCCCATCCCTGCAGTATGCGAATGGTTAAAACAGCACTGGAGTGGTAGCTTGGAAGATGTTAGCAAGCCAATGATGCCCCCTGCACGATTAATATCTGCTGGACAACGAAGTGAACCTTCTTCTCTGAGTCATCTTCATTGTATTAAGGCCACCGAGCGAGAGGGTGGGGCATTGTCATCATCACAGATGCCAGCAAGACCAACACGGCAGCATGGGTCATGCAGTTCAGCATCTGCCAAGATTTCATATGGTGAAAATGATTCTGTTAATTCACACTCCTTTCAAGGCCAACGAGATCCAGCTTCACAGATGCCCAGACCTAAGGAGCAACCTGGTTCGGTCATGGATAGCTTTCCTCCTGGGCATCCAAGATCTATTTTCTTACCGCTTCCTCTAAAGCAAATGATGCCTGTCGATAATAAGATCAAACCGAACTGCTCAGTTTCAGATGAATCACGGGTAGCTAATGCGAGAATCAACTGCGATGCTATGCACAATGTTGCTTACCAGGAAAACTGCTGGAATGAGGCGCAGTCAAGTTCTTCACCACCGGCAATATCAGAACAAGGAGACAAGAGGGACGGCTTCAGCAGTGGGGAGGAGACAATGTACTCCGCGGAAACTATGGAAAGCAGAAACATTCCGAGTCCAAAGGACAAGAGGCCCCAGATAGTTGGCCGATCACAGAGTTTTGCAAACCATAGCAAATGGGATTCACCTAAAAGTGTTGAATCTTCGAAAGGGCCGCCCTCAAGGTCGCATACATTCATTCCTTTGAGAAAACCACACTTGCAAGCTGCATCAATTTCACAGAAAAGCCAGGTTTATTTCAGCCCTACGGTCTCCTCCAACATGAAAAAGAGGAACCTGTCTCAGATTCCCATGAAACCTCGTCAAAGTGCTCAGGTCACCTCCAAGTGGATTACCTGA